Proteins from one Cryptomeria japonica chromosome 4, Sugi_1.0, whole genome shotgun sequence genomic window:
- the LOC131068990 gene encoding serine/threonine-protein kinase STY13-like — MEKDSELKIGNGVNGGERSKNKEGFFRADQIDIKKLDAQLEKHLSRAWTMEKEFKRPKEEWEIDLKKLLLKCKIAQGTFGVVYRGVLDEKDVAVKVLDWGDEKSRRAAEVSALRIAFLQEVCVWHKLDHPNITKLIGASMGSSSSNDAGATFRVPSSHNACCVVMEYLAGGTLKNYLIKNRREKIGFNVVIQLALDISRGLSYLHSQKIVHRDVKTENMLLDRSGSVKIADFGVARIEAENLRDMTGTTGTLGYMAPEVLDGKPYNRKCDVYSFGICLWEIYCCEMPYAHLSFAEFTSAVVKQNLRPKIPRCCPTSLANVMKKCWDANPENRPDMDKVVELLENIDTHKGKGMVPMDQPHRCFCF, encoded by the coding sequence ATGGAGAAAGATTCTGAATTGAAGATTGGAAATGGGGTGAATGGTGGTGAGAGATCCAAGAATAAGGAAGGATTTTTCAGGGCAGACCAGATTGATATCAAGAAACTGGATGCCCAGCTAGAGAAACACTTGAGCAGGGCATGGACTATGGAAAAGGAATTTAAAAGACCAAAGGAGGAATGGGAAATTGACCTCAAGAAACTACTTCTAAAGTgtaaaatagcccaagggactttTGGAGTTGTATACAGAGGTGTTCTTGATGAGAAGGATGTTGCAGTGAAAGTTCTTGATTGGGGAGATGAGAAAAGCAGAAGAGCAGCTGAGGTATCTGCACTGAGGATTGCATTTCTACAAGAAGTGTGTGTATGGCACAAGTTAGACCATCCAAATATAACAAAGTTAATAGGTGCCTCAATGGGATCTTCAAGTTCTAATGATGCTGGAGCTACTTTCAGGGTTCCATCCAGTCACAATGCTTGTTGTGTTGTTATGGAGTATCTTGCTGGAGGAACACTGAAGAACTACCTTATAAAGAACAGGAGAGAAAAGATTGGTTTTAATGTTGTGATCCAGTTAGCATTGGATATTTCAAGAGGTTTAAGCTATCTTCATTCACAGAAGATAGTTCACAGAGATGTCAAAACAGAAAACATGCTGCTGGACAGAAGTGGGAGTGTGAAGATAGCAGACTTTGGTGTGGCCCGTATTGAGGCTGAGAATCTGAGGGACATGACTGGTACAACAGGAACACTTGGTTACATGGCACCAGAGGTTCTGGATGGGAAGCCATACAACAGGAAATGTGATGTTTACAGCTTTGGGATCTGTTTATGGGAGATTTACTGCTGTGAGATGCCCTATGCTCATCTAAGTTTTGCAGAATTTACATCTGCAGTTGTGAAACAGAATCTGAGGCCAAAAATTCCAAGGTGTTGTCCCACTTCTCTAGCAAATGTTATGAAAAAATGCTGGGATGCAAATCCTGAAAACAGGCCAGACATGGATAAGGTAGTTGAATTGTTAGAGAATATAGATACACATAAGGGTAAAGGAATGGTCCCTATGGATCAACCTCATAGATGTTTCTGCTTTTAA
- the LOC131068989 gene encoding serine/threonine-protein kinase STY13-like, producing MEKDSELKIGNGVNDGERSKNKEGFFRANQIDLKNLDSQLEKHLSRAWTMEKEFKRPKEEWEIDLKKLLLKCKIAQGTFGVVYRGVLDEQDVAVKVLDWGDEESRRAAEVSALRIAFLQEVGVWHKLDHPNITKFIGASMGSSSSNDAGATFRIQSSRNACCVVMEYLAGGTLKNYLIKNRREKIGFNVVIKLALDISRGLSYLHSQKIVHRDVKTENMLLDRSGSVKIADFGVARIEAENLRDMTGTTGTLGYMAPEVLDGKPYNRKCDVYSFGICLCEIYCCEMSYAHLSFAEFTSAVVKQNLRPKIPRCCPSSLANVMKKCWDANPEKRPDMEEVVELLENIGDTRKGKGMVPMCMDQPHGCFCF from the coding sequence ATGGAGAAAGATTCTGAATTGAAGATTGGAAATGGGGTGAATGATGGTGAGAGATCCAAGAATAAGGAAGGATTTTTTAGGGCAAACCAGATTGATCTCAAGAATTTGGATTCTCAGCTGGAGAAACACTTGAGCAGGGCATGGACTATGGAAAAGGAATTTAAAAGACCAAAGGAGGAATGGGAAATTGACCTCAAGAAACTACTTCTAAAGTgtaaaatagcccaagggactttTGGAGTTGTATACAGAGGTGTTCTTGATGAGCAGGATGTTGCAGTGAAAGTTCTTGATTGGGGAGATGAGGAAAGCAGAAGAGCAGCTGAGGTATCTGCACTGAGGATTGCATTTCTACAAGAAGTGGGTGTATGGCACAAGTTAGACCATCCAAATATAACAAAGTTTATAGGTGCCTCAATGGGATCTTCAAGTTCTAATGATGCTGGAGCTACTTTCAGGATTCAATCCAGTCGCAATGCTTGTTGTGTTGTTATGGAGTATCTTGCTGGAGGAACACTGAAGAACTACCTTATAAAGAACAGGAGAGAAAAGATTGGTTTTAATGTTGTGATCAAGTTAGCATTGGACATTTCAAGAGGGTTAAGCTATCTTCATTCACAGAAGATAGTTCACAGAGATGTCAAAACAGAAAACATGCTGCTGGACAGAAGTGGGAGTGTGAAGATAGCAGACTTTGGTGTGGCCCGTATTGAGGCAGAGAACCTGAGGGACATGACTGGTACAACAGGAACACTTGGTTACATGGCACCAGAGGTCTTAGATGGGAAGCCATACAACAGGAAATGTGATGTTTACAGCTTTGGGATCTGTTTATGCGAGATTTACTGTTGTGAGATGTCTTATGCTCATCTAAGTTTTGCAGAATTTACATCTGCAGTTGTGAAACAGAATCTTAGGCCTAAAATTCCAAGGTGTTGTCCCAGCTCTCTAGCAAATGTTATGAAAAAATGTTGGGATGCAAATCCTGAAAAGAGGCCAGACATGGAAGAGGTAGTTGAATTGTTAGAGAATATAGGTGATACACGTAAGGGTAAAGGAATGGTCCCTATGTGTATGGATCAACCTCATGGATGTTTCTGCTTTTAA